Proteins from a genomic interval of Vibrio casei:
- a CDS encoding NnrS family protein — translation MMNITDKSAEDKITPLLRLGFRPFFLLGAIYAPLAIAIWVYAFQHGQPSQLSVPALWWHVHEMLFGFAMAIVAGFLLTAAQNWTGVNGTKNTWLGVIVILWLLPRILFWTSTPLWVISSIEALFLALVAYEISFRVVKSQKYRNLIFLPFFILAIVANFAAYATIKGMPPFPSIAVWEAMLWWFVLLISIMGGRVIPFFTARRINFKKAEPLIWLDVGANFPLVLLFILSFFPLTAMTISPALMIFAAVMQTARFLRWKPWTTFKEPLVWSLHTAYACIPVGLFIKGLALMGVISSGYFVSHNMIHVLAIGAIGGLILAMITRVTMGHTGHNIYEGPSMWHAFLAILIAALVRGIGVAFWPEYMMILINLSAILWIYAFIMCIVKFGPMLTKPRVDGHPG, via the coding sequence ATGATGAATATCACGGATAAAAGTGCCGAAGATAAAATTACCCCTCTGTTGCGCCTTGGCTTTCGACCTTTTTTCTTGCTAGGCGCTATTTACGCCCCTCTTGCTATTGCCATTTGGGTATACGCTTTTCAGCATGGGCAACCAAGCCAGTTATCGGTCCCGGCATTATGGTGGCATGTTCATGAGATGCTGTTTGGATTTGCCATGGCCATTGTCGCAGGGTTTCTACTCACCGCCGCCCAGAATTGGACTGGCGTGAATGGGACTAAAAATACATGGTTAGGCGTGATCGTTATATTGTGGTTATTGCCTCGAATATTGTTTTGGACGTCTACCCCTTTGTGGGTCATCTCATCCATTGAAGCTCTATTTTTGGCCTTGGTCGCGTATGAAATTTCTTTTCGAGTAGTCAAATCACAAAAGTACCGTAACCTCATTTTTCTGCCCTTTTTCATCTTAGCGATTGTGGCGAACTTTGCAGCCTATGCCACCATTAAAGGTATGCCACCATTTCCTTCTATTGCGGTTTGGGAGGCCATGCTGTGGTGGTTTGTGTTACTCATTTCCATTATGGGTGGGCGGGTTATTCCATTTTTTACAGCGAGAAGAATCAACTTTAAAAAAGCAGAACCTTTAATTTGGCTAGATGTTGGTGCGAATTTTCCTTTAGTCTTATTATTTATTCTTAGCTTTTTTCCACTTACCGCAATGACGATTAGCCCAGCCTTAATGATATTCGCTGCGGTTATGCAGACCGCTCGCTTTTTACGTTGGAAACCATGGACAACCTTTAAAGAACCTTTGGTGTGGTCTTTGCATACCGCCTACGCTTGTATACCTGTAGGGTTATTCATTAAAGGATTAGCACTAATGGGCGTCATTTCAAGCGGGTATTTCGTGTCTCACAATATGATTCATGTATTGGCAATTGGTGCGATTGGCGGCTTGATTCTAGCGATGATTACTCGAGTCACGATGGGACACACTGGCCACAATATTTATGAAGGACCCAGCATGTGGCATGCATTTTTAGCCATTTTAATCGCTGCCTTGGTACGGGGAATTGGCGTGGCATTTTGGCCAGAATACATGATGATACTCATCAACCTTTCCGCCATATTATGGATTTATGCGTTTATAATGTGTATCGTTAAATTTGGCCCGATGCTGACTAAACCAAGAGTGGATGGGCATCCAGGTTAA
- a CDS encoding DMT family transporter: MSSLRPTLFMLISTFTLAMNGFISKILTDYFSTEIMVFLRISLPAVVMLSLAAMIDWRMPTKAAWKTFATRGVFIVCCQACFLVALTQLTLIEAVVLFSTGPLFIPLIERVIFKTRIHWIVWPTFILMFTGMIIQNIQADGFVWRPALLIGLGAGVFNACSQVTLFRASQIKLPVLVINGWCFAIASLILLPVVTGLMDDEKAITTLHSLSNTEHYIPIFIIFLGISTTLTQFFRSKAYRLANSNSEVAPLIYTNLVFALMFQVIFFDSHMTVHQILGTTLIVLATLMNTFGRGWLQSWQARKTVAVHH, translated from the coding sequence TTGAGCAGTTTGCGCCCAACCCTTTTTATGCTGATTTCAACCTTTACCTTAGCCATGAATGGGTTTATTTCAAAAATTCTAACGGATTACTTTTCTACTGAAATAATGGTGTTTTTACGCATCAGTTTACCGGCGGTGGTGATGCTATCATTAGCTGCAATGATCGACTGGCGAATGCCAACCAAGGCTGCGTGGAAAACGTTTGCTACACGAGGGGTGTTTATTGTGTGCTGCCAAGCGTGTTTTCTGGTGGCATTAACTCAGTTAACGCTAATTGAAGCGGTAGTACTATTTAGTACGGGGCCTTTGTTTATTCCATTAATTGAACGGGTCATTTTCAAAACACGCATTCATTGGATTGTGTGGCCTACTTTCATACTGATGTTTACCGGGATGATAATACAAAATATTCAGGCGGATGGATTTGTGTGGCGCCCGGCGCTATTGATTGGATTGGGTGCAGGCGTGTTTAATGCGTGCTCTCAAGTAACGTTATTCAGGGCTAGTCAGATAAAGTTACCAGTTTTGGTTATTAACGGTTGGTGTTTTGCCATTGCTTCATTGATACTTTTACCCGTAGTAACGGGATTGATGGATGACGAAAAAGCCATAACAACACTGCATAGTTTAAGCAACACGGAACATTACATTCCCATCTTCATTATTTTTTTAGGTATATCGACCACGTTAACTCAATTCTTTCGCTCGAAAGCCTATCGGCTTGCCAATTCTAATTCTGAAGTCGCACCATTGATTTATACTAACCTTGTGTTTGCCCTTATGTTCCAAGTTATTTTCTTTGATTCTCATATGACGGTTCATCAAATCCTTGGGACAACATTAATTGTACTTGCAACTTTAATGAATACGTTTGGTCGGGGTTGGTTACAAAGTTGGCAAGCTCGTAAAACCGTCGCAGTGCACCACTAA
- the yccS gene encoding YccS family putative transporter: protein MNLMRQLRHYWSDKIVNYCVRILIALLGIVIPCWYYHYSTEITPLILGIIAAALAETDDNFMGRIRALILTFICFAIASFSIEILFPYPPLFAIGLFISSFGFIMLGAVGPRYASIAFGSLLIAIYTMLGHHLDESIWFQPTLLLIGAAWYSLITMIWQIFWPMQPVQQGLANVFEELADYLEGKSELFHPIVGLTPQPYRLLEAKLNSSTVMALNNAKSTLLNRSKRGHVDGPSDRYLQLYFLAQDIHERISSTHYRYQDLAEHFSRTDVLFRFKHLMLAQAKACRAISEALESGTQYQYDGDSILALDELQSSMQYLKDQQKPEWKLPLAQLFYLFNNLVTVEKQLSNVSNPDASKFTPENTSDEVNDYSLHDTTAHTPKVMWQRIQNNLNKDSILFRHALRMSIVLTIGYGIIQAFDLERGYWIMLTSLFVCQPNFSATRHKLTGRVVGTIVGLLVGGALLTLFPSQESQLVFLVISGTLFFAFRMHNYGSATAFITLLVLFCFNQLGEGYAVILPRLADTIIGCGLAVFAVRYILPDWEAKKLHRVMSEAIQANKNYLGQIISQYRIGKRDDVNYRLARRNAHNMDATLSTTISNMLAEPKKYKKAIDESFRFLTLNHAMLSYISALGAHRKRIDDAETHLLILEAHKGIHENLERLEQQLLLQNGDITPESLSSDLDKRIGEWREGDDESVRLILQQLYLIYRMLPELYSLANKFSVRTTIVNPDDNTKKPA, encoded by the coding sequence ATGAACTTGATGCGTCAACTTCGCCATTATTGGTCTGATAAAATCGTAAATTACTGCGTTCGAATTCTCATTGCGTTGCTAGGTATCGTCATTCCATGTTGGTATTATCATTACAGTACCGAAATCACCCCATTAATTCTTGGTATTATCGCTGCTGCATTAGCCGAAACAGATGATAATTTTATGGGCCGTATTCGGGCATTGATCCTTACCTTTATATGTTTTGCCATCGCTTCATTTTCTATCGAAATACTGTTTCCTTATCCACCTCTTTTTGCCATTGGCTTATTTATAAGTAGTTTTGGATTTATCATGCTAGGCGCGGTTGGTCCTCGTTATGCCAGTATTGCTTTTGGTTCATTACTGATCGCAATTTACACCATGCTAGGGCACCATTTAGATGAAAGTATTTGGTTTCAACCGACACTATTATTAATTGGCGCGGCTTGGTATTCCTTGATCACAATGATATGGCAAATATTCTGGCCAATGCAGCCAGTGCAACAAGGATTAGCTAATGTATTTGAAGAGTTAGCGGACTATTTAGAGGGAAAAAGCGAACTGTTTCATCCTATTGTTGGTTTAACACCTCAGCCTTACCGTTTATTAGAAGCAAAGCTAAATTCCAGTACCGTAATGGCTTTAAATAATGCCAAAAGTACGTTATTAAATCGCTCTAAACGAGGGCATGTTGATGGCCCGAGTGATCGCTATTTACAGCTCTATTTTTTAGCGCAAGATATCCACGAACGCATAAGTTCAACGCATTATCGCTACCAAGATTTAGCCGAACACTTCTCAAGAACCGATGTACTGTTTCGCTTCAAACATTTAATGCTCGCACAAGCAAAAGCCTGCCGAGCGATTTCCGAAGCATTAGAATCTGGCACACAATACCAATACGATGGCGACTCGATTCTAGCCCTAGATGAATTACAATCATCCATGCAATATTTAAAAGATCAGCAAAAGCCTGAATGGAAACTACCACTGGCTCAACTGTTCTATTTATTTAATAATTTAGTCACTGTCGAAAAACAGCTTTCAAACGTCAGTAACCCTGACGCTTCCAAATTCACACCAGAAAATACCAGCGATGAAGTCAACGACTATTCTTTGCATGACACCACCGCCCACACACCAAAAGTAATGTGGCAGCGCATTCAAAACAACTTGAATAAAGATTCCATACTTTTTCGCCATGCACTGAGAATGTCGATTGTATTAACCATAGGTTACGGCATTATTCAGGCTTTTGATTTAGAACGTGGCTACTGGATTATGCTAACCAGTCTGTTTGTTTGCCAACCGAACTTTAGCGCAACTAGGCATAAATTAACTGGACGTGTGGTAGGTACAATTGTTGGATTATTAGTCGGAGGCGCATTATTAACATTGTTCCCTTCTCAGGAAAGTCAGCTTGTATTTTTAGTGATTTCCGGTACGTTATTCTTCGCTTTTAGGATGCACAACTATGGTTCTGCAACCGCCTTTATTACTTTACTCGTCTTATTTTGCTTTAATCAACTAGGTGAAGGTTATGCCGTTATTTTGCCTCGGCTAGCCGACACTATTATTGGTTGCGGACTCGCGGTATTTGCTGTGCGTTATATTTTACCTGATTGGGAAGCAAAAAAATTACACCGAGTAATGTCTGAAGCCATTCAAGCTAATAAAAATTACCTTGGGCAAATTATTTCGCAATATCGGATAGGTAAGCGGGATGATGTCAATTACCGTCTTGCCCGCCGAAACGCGCATAATATGGATGCCACTCTTAGTACAACCATCAGTAATATGTTGGCAGAACCTAAAAAATACAAAAAAGCCATTGATGAAAGCTTTCGTTTTTTGACGCTGAATCATGCGATGTTAAGCTATATTTCAGCATTAGGCGCACACCGTAAACGAATTGATGACGCCGAAACCCACTTACTTATTTTAGAAGCCCATAAAGGCATCCATGAAAATCTAGAGCGCCTTGAGCAGCAACTTCTCCTACAAAATGGTGATATCACACCAGAATCTTTAAGCAGCGACTTAGATAAACGTATCGGGGAATGGCGCGAAGGAGATGACGAATCTGTTCGTTTGATCTTGCAACAGCTTTATTTAATTTATCGAATGTTGCCAGAGCTTTACTCTCTGGCGAACAAATTCTCGGTTCGCACAACCATAGTCAATCCCGATGATAATACTAAGAAACCGGCTTGA
- a CDS encoding LysR substrate-binding domain-containing protein, translating to MNDRLPLKSIYAFITVAETGSMVEAAAKLNVSHSAISQAIKSLESQLNLPLFNRIGRRVELNAPGSHYYRRVSPAITEIIQATQEIQAKESALNYLTVNMVNSMALHWWIPRVSEFQTIAPEIDVRISNLATEFNFERDGIDVAIIHGKPLQTTHSHCEKLGDDELILVCSPILHERLLKELKNKKTITPEQLLYTYPAIFVNNPRRQNDWQIWCDAYNFTLPNQHKNLTFSISIQATQAAIRHLGIFVTHKQYVRDDIKHGMLVPIGDAVKNPHQQFYFATPKANLKNKQVLALRDWLKTEFCKS from the coding sequence ATGAATGACCGCCTACCCTTAAAGTCCATTTATGCTTTTATTACTGTTGCTGAAACAGGCAGCATGGTTGAAGCTGCGGCTAAGTTAAATGTGAGTCATTCAGCTATTAGCCAAGCGATCAAATCATTAGAATCCCAACTTAATTTGCCATTATTCAATCGCATTGGTCGGCGAGTAGAATTGAATGCACCAGGCAGCCACTATTATCGCCGTGTCTCCCCAGCGATAACGGAAATTATTCAAGCAACCCAAGAAATACAAGCTAAAGAAAGTGCCTTAAACTATTTAACGGTGAACATGGTCAATTCGATGGCATTGCATTGGTGGATACCTCGTGTCTCCGAATTTCAAACCATTGCACCTGAAATTGACGTTCGGATTTCAAATTTAGCCACTGAATTTAATTTTGAGCGAGATGGTATTGATGTCGCAATTATTCATGGGAAACCATTGCAAACCACACACAGTCATTGTGAAAAATTAGGAGATGATGAATTAATCTTGGTGTGCAGCCCGATCTTACATGAACGTCTGTTAAAAGAACTAAAGAATAAAAAAACAATTACACCAGAACAATTACTTTACACTTATCCGGCTATTTTTGTTAATAACCCACGTAGACAAAATGACTGGCAGATATGGTGTGACGCTTACAACTTTACTTTGCCAAACCAGCATAAAAATTTAACCTTTAGTATTTCAATTCAAGCCACCCAAGCCGCCATTCGTCATTTAGGCATTTTTGTTACTCATAAACAATATGTTCGCGATGATATAAAACACGGCATGCTTGTACCCATTGGGGATGCAGTGAAGAACCCTCATCAGCAATTCTACTTCGCGACACCAAAAGCAAATTTAAAAAACAAACAAGTTTTAGCACTGAGGGACTGGTTAAAAACCGAGTTTTGTAAATCTTAA
- the norR gene encoding nitric oxide reductase transcriptional regulator NorR codes for MVKNTSNHSMERVLLQIALDLNARTPTTQHYQKLVDALQQVLPCDACVLLILNHQQQLIPVAMNGLSNEVLGRSFLPELHPRLSIILESRQPVRFPEDSTLPDPFDGYLSHDPHHKIDVHACMGCSLYVEDTLVGVLTLDAQASGAFDDIEDSTIETFASLAAGIVRNISLFEALNKANYQQKSINKLLIDEARIRGGQLVGISPQIKQLLLNIKMVAQSNYAVLISGETGTGKELVAHRVHAKSLRSDKPMIYVNCAALPESIAESELFGHVKGAFTGAHAHRAGKFELADGGTIFLDEIGELPLLLQAKLLRVIQQGEVQRVGADKNSLIDVRIIAATNRDLDKEVTEGRFRSDLFHRLNVFPILVPPLRDREGDIPVLIGHILDTIRTQFQLKILHIHPKALQQLEQQPWLGNVRELEHTLMRAGLRAMQEQAKVIEWHHFHADLSMNQVESTLASSNQAASTLLPIEPTPMRSAVEAYQKQLIAHALQQSGGVWSKAAEFLQMDRGNLYKMGKKLGL; via the coding sequence ATGGTTAAAAACACATCAAACCATTCAATGGAACGAGTGTTATTACAAATAGCATTGGACTTAAATGCTCGCACACCAACGACTCAACATTATCAAAAGTTGGTTGATGCTTTGCAGCAGGTGTTACCGTGTGATGCTTGTGTTTTATTGATATTAAACCATCAGCAGCAACTTATCCCTGTTGCGATGAATGGATTATCGAATGAGGTTCTTGGCCGTTCTTTTTTACCAGAGTTGCACCCACGTTTGTCCATAATTTTGGAAAGCCGTCAGCCCGTACGTTTTCCAGAAGATTCAACGCTCCCCGATCCATTTGATGGTTATTTAAGCCATGACCCTCACCATAAAATTGATGTACATGCCTGCATGGGATGTAGCTTATATGTTGAGGATACTTTAGTTGGCGTTTTAACGCTTGATGCTCAAGCCTCAGGAGCCTTTGATGATATTGAAGATTCTACAATCGAAACGTTTGCAAGCTTAGCCGCGGGTATTGTACGTAATATTAGTTTGTTCGAAGCCTTGAATAAGGCGAACTATCAACAAAAATCCATTAATAAATTATTGATCGACGAAGCTCGAATCCGAGGGGGGCAATTGGTGGGGATTAGCCCTCAAATAAAACAATTATTATTAAATATTAAGATGGTTGCGCAATCCAATTATGCGGTTTTGATTAGTGGTGAAACCGGGACTGGTAAAGAGCTTGTTGCCCATCGGGTTCATGCTAAAAGTTTACGTTCAGATAAACCGATGATTTATGTTAACTGCGCGGCCTTACCTGAATCGATTGCAGAAAGTGAATTGTTTGGTCATGTGAAAGGTGCATTTACCGGGGCTCATGCTCATCGAGCGGGTAAGTTTGAGTTGGCCGATGGCGGAACCATCTTTTTAGATGAAATTGGGGAATTGCCATTGCTGTTACAAGCAAAGTTATTGCGTGTGATTCAACAAGGTGAAGTACAACGTGTGGGGGCCGATAAAAATAGCTTAATTGATGTGCGCATTATTGCCGCCACGAACCGGGATTTGGATAAAGAAGTCACCGAAGGGCGTTTTCGCTCAGATCTCTTCCATCGCTTGAATGTATTCCCAATACTGGTGCCCCCATTACGTGACCGAGAAGGGGATATACCCGTACTGATTGGCCATATTCTCGATACCATTCGTACTCAGTTTCAATTGAAAATATTGCATATTCATCCAAAAGCATTACAACAGTTAGAACAGCAGCCTTGGCTCGGTAACGTGCGTGAACTTGAACACACTTTGATGCGTGCGGGGTTAAGGGCCATGCAAGAACAGGCGAAAGTGATTGAATGGCATCATTTTCATGCCGATTTATCGATGAATCAGGTTGAATCAACGTTGGCGTCATCCAATCAAGCGGCTTCAACCTTACTCCCTATCGAACCCACCCCGATGAGATCGGCGGTTGAAGCGTATCAAAAGCAACTCATTGCCCATGCGTTGCAGCAAAGTGGCGGTGTATGGTCAAAAGCGGCTGAATTTTTACAAATGGACAGAGGAAATTTATATAAGATGGGTAAGAAGCTCGGGTTGTGA
- the helD gene encoding DNA helicase IV: MQLSASRFAQFFIQEEYQQVEVKDQCITLSSPADEIHIPFAAWNGEVTVERGLVWGNLYFHAYEEDGEQLQWLAQGLPWQECQIFAQQAVGEYRRWQNNQSESLAELVPSWLKQLQELVNQPRYLTHSSLQYWMKGIEDDLAKKAMSLPEVIHIFPTHNEWDSESDDQQSTPSVMSGLKRWLTHPEASLEQRNQTWVKNQEYDWKAFFQECERSPLNATQQTAVLLNDDHTLVLAGAGSGKTSVLMAKVGYLLKSEQVQASDILMVAFGREAAKEMQQRISEQFGAEASSIKVQTFHQLGLNIIKQVEGAQVEISPLATTPKLKSAWFSQWLKTHWMTETNFKRWQKHLMDWPIAFLKGDVDLGSHAENPKLLAWLEQQVDQLSALQLPKKQLQEQLIDLADYPRLNSELMLAWPCYQAWQKMLKEDNQIDFNSMISKATQYTRNGKFKPTWRYMMVDEYQDISPNRLDLLDSICQKSINEISLGETTTKQPCALFAVGDDWQAIYRFAGADVNLTTGFKKRFSQAKIHYLDTTYRFNNQIGDVANHFIQRNPSQLEKTLNSHKHQKQKAVTIAPMSSLEKILGELNSQDKARKKVLILGRNHYHEPSDLKTLQKLNLHLDIEYKTCHASKGQEADYVFIVSLDEGQFPAIERQKHLHDALLSSEDHFPHAEERRLFYVAMTRAKEKVWLLHNANPSAFIKELKAGRYPVIVKKR; encoded by the coding sequence ATGCAATTAAGCGCGAGTCGATTCGCTCAATTTTTTATTCAAGAAGAATACCAACAAGTTGAAGTGAAAGATCAGTGTATTACCTTATCTTCGCCTGCCGATGAAATTCACATTCCTTTTGCTGCTTGGAATGGGGAAGTCACCGTAGAAAGAGGATTAGTGTGGGGTAATTTGTATTTTCATGCTTATGAAGAAGACGGTGAGCAACTTCAATGGCTGGCTCAAGGCTTACCTTGGCAAGAGTGCCAAATTTTTGCTCAACAAGCGGTTGGTGAATATCGCCGTTGGCAAAATAACCAAAGTGAATCATTAGCAGAATTGGTACCCAGTTGGTTAAAGCAATTGCAAGAACTGGTGAATCAACCTCGTTATTTGACGCATTCTTCTTTGCAATATTGGATGAAAGGTATTGAAGACGATCTTGCGAAAAAAGCGATGTCTTTACCAGAAGTGATCCATATATTTCCTACTCATAATGAATGGGACAGTGAAAGTGATGATCAGCAAAGTACGCCATCAGTCATGAGTGGTTTGAAACGTTGGTTAACTCACCCCGAAGCGTCTTTAGAACAACGTAATCAAACGTGGGTTAAAAACCAAGAATACGATTGGAAAGCCTTTTTTCAAGAATGTGAACGTTCACCACTTAATGCCACACAGCAAACCGCGGTGTTATTGAATGATGACCACACCTTAGTATTAGCGGGCGCGGGATCTGGGAAAACCAGTGTTTTAATGGCCAAAGTGGGTTATTTACTGAAAAGTGAACAAGTTCAAGCCAGTGATATTTTAATGGTCGCGTTTGGTCGTGAAGCGGCGAAAGAAATGCAGCAACGTATTAGTGAACAATTTGGCGCAGAGGCATCGAGTATTAAGGTGCAAACTTTCCATCAATTAGGTTTAAACATCATTAAACAGGTGGAAGGGGCACAAGTTGAAATCTCACCTTTAGCGACAACCCCTAAGTTAAAATCAGCCTGGTTTTCACAATGGTTAAAAACCCATTGGATGACAGAAACGAACTTTAAACGTTGGCAAAAACATCTTATGGACTGGCCAATTGCCTTTTTAAAAGGGGATGTCGATTTAGGTTCTCATGCTGAAAATCCTAAATTATTGGCATGGCTTGAACAACAAGTGGATCAACTGTCGGCGTTGCAATTACCGAAAAAGCAACTGCAAGAGCAATTAATTGATTTGGCCGATTATCCGCGTTTAAACAGTGAGTTAATGCTGGCTTGGCCCTGTTACCAAGCGTGGCAAAAAATGCTGAAAGAAGATAATCAAATTGATTTTAATAGCATGATTTCAAAAGCCACTCAGTACACTCGTAATGGAAAATTCAAACCGACATGGCGCTATATGATGGTGGATGAATATCAAGATATTTCACCAAACCGTTTAGATTTGCTTGATAGCATCTGCCAAAAAAGTATCAATGAAATTTCCTTAGGAGAAACCACCACCAAGCAACCATGTGCCTTGTTTGCGGTTGGCGATGATTGGCAGGCTATTTACCGTTTTGCTGGCGCTGATGTTAACTTGACCACTGGATTTAAAAAACGTTTTTCACAGGCTAAAATTCATTATTTAGATACAACGTATCGTTTTAATAACCAGATTGGTGATGTCGCTAATCACTTTATTCAACGCAACCCTAGCCAATTAGAGAAAACGTTGAATAGCCATAAGCATCAAAAACAAAAAGCAGTCACTATTGCGCCAATGTCTTCATTAGAAAAGATCTTAGGTGAGTTGAATAGCCAAGATAAAGCCCGTAAAAAGGTGCTGATTTTAGGGCGAAATCATTACCATGAGCCAAGCGATCTGAAAACGTTGCAAAAGTTGAATTTACATTTAGATATCGAATACAAGACCTGTCATGCCAGCAAAGGGCAGGAGGCCGATTATGTTTTTATTGTGTCACTCGATGAAGGGCAGTTTCCTGCTATTGAAAGGCAAAAACATCTGCACGATGCCTTACTTTCTAGTGAAGATCATTTCCCACATGCAGAAGAGCGACGTTTGTTTTATGTCGCAATGACTCGCGCAAAAGAGAAGGTTTGGCTACTGCATAATGCCAACCCTTCTGCGTTTATAAAGGAACTAAAAGCGGGGCGTTACCCCGTTATAGTGAAGAAGCGTTAA
- a CDS encoding ABC transporter permease has translation MKSLHRIQAIIFKEVRQLSRDRLTFSMIVMIPLVQLILFGYAINTNIRHIPVGLVNQSQTQMSRALTETIRATQVVNFKYQYQTPEQAKYAIQAGEIRAALVIPEDMAQRFVQKRPLGQWMVDGTDSIIGAAIAGLQNTPFTVFPKLVNSPVEANMVQNTFDVTLFYNPAKRSSVNIVPGLLGVILSMTMVLFTSIAIVRERERGNLELLITTPVSSLELMIAKIIPYIFVGLLQVLIVLGLGHFLFDVPINGAISQIFLGSLLFISASLTLGLLISTIAQTQLQAMQMTMFVLLPSILLSGFMFPYEGMPVVAQWISELLPATHFMRLIRGVVLRSADLVDLWHDTLWLAAFTVIGVIIASKRFKKSLD, from the coding sequence ATGAAAAGTTTGCATCGAATTCAAGCGATCATCTTTAAAGAAGTGCGTCAGTTATCGCGTGATCGTTTAACTTTCTCCATGATTGTGATGATCCCATTGGTGCAGTTAATACTCTTTGGGTATGCGATTAATACCAATATTCGTCATATTCCGGTGGGCTTGGTTAATCAAAGCCAAACGCAGATGAGTCGAGCATTAACGGAAACCATCCGTGCGACTCAAGTCGTCAATTTTAAATACCAGTATCAAACGCCAGAACAAGCTAAATACGCTATTCAAGCTGGAGAGATCCGAGCGGCTTTGGTGATTCCCGAGGATATGGCTCAACGTTTTGTCCAGAAGCGGCCATTGGGTCAATGGATGGTCGATGGTACGGACAGCATCATTGGAGCTGCCATTGCGGGGCTACAAAACACACCATTTACTGTTTTTCCTAAACTCGTGAATAGTCCTGTTGAGGCAAATATGGTTCAAAACACTTTTGATGTGACTTTATTCTATAATCCGGCGAAACGTTCATCGGTTAACATTGTACCGGGATTACTCGGTGTGATTTTGAGTATGACTATGGTGTTGTTTACCAGCATTGCCATTGTGCGCGAAAGGGAGCGTGGGAATTTAGAATTATTAATCACGACTCCCGTGAGTTCGTTAGAATTAATGATCGCAAAAATTATTCCCTATATTTTTGTTGGTTTGTTGCAAGTATTGATTGTTTTAGGCTTAGGACATTTTCTCTTTGATGTGCCGATCAATGGTGCGATTTCTCAAATATTTCTTGGGTCGCTGCTATTTATTTCCGCTAGCTTAACGTTAGGGTTATTGATCTCAACGATTGCACAAACACAGCTTCAAGCGATGCAAATGACGATGTTCGTTTTATTGCCATCGATTTTATTATCTGGATTCATGTTTCCTTATGAAGGTATGCCCGTGGTAGCTCAGTGGATATCCGAACTTTTACCTGCTACTCATTTTATGCGTTTAATTCGTGGGGTGGTGCTACGTTCTGCCGATTTAGTTGATTTATGGCACGACACTTTATGGTTAGCGGCTTTCACTGTGATAGGGGTGATTATTGCTTCTAAACGATTCAAAAAATCACTCGATTAA